GGTTCGCTGGATGCGCAGGTTTCCGACAATGCGTTCGACATGCTTCCCGGCGAGCGCATCGAACTGCAGATCATCGGCGCAACCAGTATCGCGTCGTTGCGCGACGCACTGCATGTACGTTCGATGTTCGACGCCACCCTACGTCACCGCACACCGACCACCCTGGAGACCGCTCGGCCATGATCATCTCTCGCCGCTCCCTGCTGAAGCTGATGGCCGGCGCCGCCGGTGGCGTGATGCTGGGACGCGTGCCGATGGCACTGGCTGCGCCGCGCTACGTGAGCCAGCGTCCGCCGCCCGGCCAGCGCAAGTTCGTCAGCTCGGCCGTGGAAGCGCTGATCGTACGCACCAAGGCGAAGATCGGCGATCCCGAACTGGCCTGGCTGTTCGAGAACTGCTACCCGAACACGCTGGACACCACGGTGCAACTGGGCAGCCTGCGTGGCAAGCCGGATACCTTCATCGTCACCGGCGACATCGATGCAATGTGGTTGCGCGATTCCTCCGCACAGGTGTGGCCGTACGTGCCGTTGGCGGCGCACGATGAACCCCTGCGCCGGCTCTTCCGCGGGCTGATCCGGCGCCAGGCGCTGTGCATATCGATCGACCCGTACGCCAATGCGTTCCTGCCCGATCCGCAGGCGAAAACGACATTGTCGTGGGCGCAGCAGGACCTCACCGACATGCATCCGGGCGTGGCCGAGCGCAAATGGGAGATCGATTCGCTGTGCTATCCGATCCGGCTGGCGCATGCCTACTGGCGCGCCACCGGCGACCGCGAGCCGTTCGATGACGACTGGCGCGCCGCGATGCGCACGGTGCTGGCTACCTTCCGCGAGCAGCAGCGCAAGCACGGCCGCGGTCCGTACCACTTCCAGCGGTCATCGGCCAACCCGACCGATACCCAGTTCCTCGACGGCTACGGCAATCCGGCCCGCCCCGTCGGGTTGATCCACGCGATGTTCCGGCCCTCGGACGACGCCTGCATCTATCCGCTGTCGATCCCCGGCAACCTGTTCGCGGTGAGCTCGCTGCGGCAGTTGGCGGAACTGACGGTGGCGTTGCACGACGACCGCGCTTTCGCTTCCGGATGCACGGCGCTGGCCGACGAGGTCGAGCAGGCGCTGCAGAAATTCGGCGTGATGCACGACGAGCACGGCAACGCGTTCTGGGCCTATGAAGTCGATGGTTACGGCAATCAGCTGTTCATGGACGACGCCAACGCGCCGGGTTTGTCGAGCCTGGCCTACCTCGGCTGCTGCCGCAGTGACGATGCGCGCTACCGGCGCAGCCGCGAGCTGGCCTGGAGTGCGCGCAATCCGTATTTCTTCCGCGGCCGTGCGGCGCAGGGCATCGGTGGTCCGCACGAGGGCTTGCGCATGATCTGGCCGATGTCGATCATCATGCGTGGATTGACCAGCGACGACGGCGGCGAGATCGGCCAGTGTCTGCACTGGTTGAAGACCACCCACGCCGGCGCCGGCTTCATGCACGAGGCCTTCGATCAGGACGATCCGGCACACTTCACCCGCCCGTGGTTCGCCTGGGCCAATACCCTGTTCGGCGAACTGATCGTGCAACTGGCAGCGCAGCGGCCGGAACTGCTGCAGCGCGCCTGAATACAGGACTCGCAACGGAGAACGCAGCATGGTGACACGCAGACGTTTCCTGCAGGGAGCAGCGGCATTGGGCCTGCTCGGCAGCCGGCTCGAACCGCTGGCGGCATTCGCGACGCCCCGTACCGGTGGCGCGGCGTCTCCGGCACCCGAACCCGATGGCTTCGCGCGGCACGTCGATGTCTTCATCGGCACCGGCGGCCACGGCCACGTCTATCCGGGCGCCACGCTGCCGTTCGGCATGGTGCAGCTCAGCCCGGATACCAACGACGCGGGCTGGGATGCCTGCTCGGGTTACCACCAGGGCGACGGCTCGATCATGGGTTTTTCGCATACGCACCTGAGCGGCACCGGCGCCAGCGACATGCTCGACGTGCTGGTGATGCCAGCGCAGGGCCCGGTGCTTCTGCAGCCCGGCGCCCGCGGCCTGCCGGAGCAGAACTACCGTTCGCGCCACGACGGCGCCGCCCATGCCGGACTCGCCGCCGACAGCGTGGCGCAGCCCGGGCCAGGCTACCGCTCGCGCTACGACCGCGAACAGGCGCAGCCGGGCTACTACCAGGTGCACCTGAAGAACCACGACATCGTGGCCGAGCTCACGGCGACACTGCGCGCAGGGCTGCATCGCTACACGTTCCACGGCGGTGGCAGCGGCCACCTGCTGGTCGATCTCGCGCACGGCTATCACGATGACGCGGCGGTGCCGTGCAAGGTCAGCGATGCGCGGCTGAAACTGATCGGCACCGACACCCTGGTCGGCGAGCGCCGCGTGCACCAGTGGGCCGGCGGCCGGCACATCCATTTCGCGATGAAGCTGTCGCGCCCGGTCACGCAGGCCACGCTGTACGCCGAGGATGCGGCGCTGCCCGCCGGCACTACCGAAGCGCACGGCACGCATCTGAAGGCCGCGCTGCACATCGACCACATCGCCAGCGAGCCGCTGCTGGTCAAGGTCGGCATTTCCGGCGTCGACGTCGCCGGTGCCCTGCGCAATCTCGATGCGGAGATGCCGGGCTGGGATTTCGAGCAGGTGCGCCGCGCCGCCGCGGCATCGTGGGAACGCGAGCTGGGCCGCATCCGCATCGACGCGGTGTCCGAAGACGTGCGCCGCATCTTCTACACGTCGCTCTACCACACGATGCTCGCGCCGACCCTGTTCAGCGACGTCGACGGCCGCTATCGCGGCATGGACCTGGCCGTGCACCAGCTGCCGCAGGGCGCCCACAACTACAGCACCTACTCGCTGTGGGACACCTACCGGGCGCAGCACCCGCTGCTCACGCTGTACCAGCCGGACCGCGTGCCGGACCTGGTCAACGGCCTGGTGCGGATGGCCGGCGAGAGTCCCGACGGCCCGCCGGTATGGCCGCTGCAGGGCGTGGAGACCGGCTGCATGATCGGCTACCACTCCGCGGTGGTGGTGGCCGAGGCGCATGCGAAGGGCTTCGCCGGCATCGACTACGCGGCGGCGTGGCCGCTGTTCCGCAAGCGCGCGATGGACGACGATTACCGCGGCCTGCCGTTCTACCGCAAGCTCGGCTACATCCCCAGCGACAGGGAAGGCGAGGCGGTCAGCAAGACACTCGAATACGCCTACGACGACTGGGCCGTCGCGCACCTGGCCGACGCCGCCGGCGCGCATGCCGACGCCACGCGGCTGCGCCACCGCTCGCGCAACTACCGGCACGTGTTCGACCGCAAGCTGGGCTTCGTGCGGCCGCGCGCCAGCGACGGCCGCTGGCTGGAGCCGTTCGACCCGCGCGGCATGGGCCACGCCGCGAAGTGGCGCGACTTCACCGAATCGAACGCGTGGCAGGCGAGCTTCCTCAACCAGCACGACCTGTACGAGTACATGAAACTGTTCGGCGGCGAGCAGGCGTTCGAGCGCAAGCTGGACGCGCTGTTCAGCACCAGCTCGGCGCTGCCGGCCGACGCGCCACCGGACATCGCCGGCATGGTCGGTCAGTACGCGCACGGCAACGAGCCCAGCCACCACGTGGCCTATCTGTATGCGTACACCGGCGCGCACCACAAGACGCAGGCCCGCGTGCACATGCTGCTGGAAAGCATGTACGAAGCGCAGCCGGACGGGCTCGCCGGCAACGAGGACTGCGGCCAGATCAGCGCCTGGTACGTGCTCAGCGCGCTGGGCCTGTACGCGGTCGACCCGGTCAGCGCGAACTACGTGTTCGGCAGCCCGCTGGTCGACCGCGCGGAGGTCGAACTCGCCGCCGGGCGCAGGTTGACGGTGCTGGCGCCGGGCAACGGGCCGCACAGCCCGTACATCCAGTCGGTCAGCTGGAACGGCCAGCCGTGGAGCCGCAGCTGGATCAGCCACGCCGAATTGGCCACCGGCGGCACCCTGGTCTTCGAGATGGGCGGCGCGCCGAATACGCAGTTCGGCGCGGCCCCGGCGGACCGGCCACCGTCGTTCGGCAAGGCGGCCGGCTAGGGCGCCGTATCGACCAGCACCAGTTCGGCGTCCTCGATCGCGCTGATGTGCAACGTCGCCTCGTTGCGGATCGCGGCGCCGTCGCGGGCGTCGAGCTTCACGCCATTGATGTCCACCTTGCCGGTGGCTGGCACCAGGTAGGCGTAGCGGCCGGAGTCCAGCGCGTACGCGACGCTTTCGCCGGCCTTGAGCGTCGCGCCCAGCACGCGTGCGTTGGTACGCAGCGGCAGCGCCTCGGTGTCTTCCTTGAAGCCGCTGGCCAGCACCACGAAACGTCCCGAGCGATCGCCCTTGGGGAACGGCCGGGCCCCCCACGACGGCGCGCCGCCGTTTTCGTCGGGGATGATCCAGATCTGGAAGATGCGCGTGGTCTCGTTCTCCAGGTTGTACTCGGCGTGGGTGATGCCGCTGCCCGCGCTCATCACCTGCACGTCGCCGGCCCCGGTGCGGCCTTCATTGCCCAGGTTGTCCTTGTGGCTGATCGCGCCTTCGCGCACGTAGGTGATGATCTCCATGTCCGCATGCGGATGCGGCGGAAAGCCGGTCTGCGGCGCGATGGTGTCATCGTTCCATACGCGCAGCGCGCCCCAGCCCATGCGCTTGGCATCGTGGTAACCGGCGAACGAGAAATGGTGCTTGGCGTCGAGCCAGCCGTGGTCGGCTCCACCCAGGCTGGCGAAGGGTCTGCGTTCAATCATGGTGATTCTCCCGGTGCTGTGTCGCGCCGGCTGGCGCATGGCCGGCAACATAAGGCCGTGTGCGGCAACTTGAAATGATCGGCGAGGAAACGGATTGTTGCCGGATTGCAAACTGACTGCGCTTTGCCGGTTCAGGATCGCCTTCGCGCCTTGCACGGTCTCGCGCGGTGGACGGTGCCTGCCTTGCAGCCATGGTGCTCCAATCCATGACCTTTGGCCCTTCGGCAGGCGGCTCGGAGCAGCTTAGGCTGATCGTGGCGAACTGGTATGTTTTGCCAGGGCTGGATGTGGTGGAAGGGGAAAATACGGGGACCCAGCCGACGCTTGAACAATGCCCATTTCGGAATGCCATGGCCTCAGCGCACGACAAGTGCAAGGAAGGGGGCAGTCGGGCCATGGCGGAAACATCGTGACTGCCTTGAAAATCACTTTGCAAACGAGCCGATCGACGGACGATCGGCAGGCTCACTCGAGTTGAGCCTCTACTGGATAAAATCAGGGAGTTCCATGAAAAACAGCAGGTATCTCAAGATCAACCACCCCAAGCGCCGCGCGGGGTTCTCCCCATGGGGACTGACCATGGCAATCGCCTTGGTTGTCTATGGCACGACGGGACTTGCTGCGGTTCACGCGCAAGCCACCGTTGGCAGGGTTTTTGGCTGGGCCCCGGCAGGCGAAACCATCACGGCGCACAGCACATCCGGCATCCGCCGTCATGCCAAGGCAAACGCCAAGGGTCGCTACACCATCGGCGCGTTGCCGATGGGGGTCTATGTGGTGACGTTGGAGAAGGACGGGAAAGCCGTCGACACGCGTTCGAACATCAAGCTCACCGTGGGCGGTGGCGCCGAAGTTGATTTTGCGTGTGCCAACGACCAATGCGCAGCACCGGCAAGCGACTAGCCGGGCCGTAGCGCCTGTCGCGCCACGGCGTGCCCAGTGCTGAAAGGCGCTGGGCACGCCGCCATCCGCGCGGTTCGCGAGCGGGCATCACCTCACCAGTCCGTGGGCCGGTAATCCTTCAGGAACTGGCCCCACACGTGCTCGCCGGTGTTGATGCCGTGGATGATCGGGTCGACGATGCGAGCGGCGCCGTCGACGATGTCCAGCGGCGGGTGGAAGCGTTCCTGCAGCACCTTTTTCGCGGCCAGCTCGACGGGGTCCTCGTCGGTCACCCAGCCGGTGTCGACGCTGTTCATGTGGATGCCGTCGTTGTGGTAGTCGGTGGCCGAGGTGCGCGTCATCATGTTCAGCGCGGCCTTGGCCATGTTGGTGTGCGGGTGGCGGGTGGTCTTGAAGCTGCGGTAGAACTGGCCTTCCATCGCCGACACGTTGACGATGTGCTTGTCACGCTCGGGCGTGCGCAGCATCAGCGGCTTCAGCCGCGCGTTGATGATGAACGGCGCGATCGCGTTGACCAGCTGCACCTCCAGCAACTCCACCGACGGTACTTCGGCCATCAGCAGCCGCCACGAGTTGCGTTGGCGCAGGTCGATCTGCTGCAGGTCCTGGTCCAGCCGGCCTTCGGGGAACAGGTGGCTCTGCGCCAGCAGCTCTTCCGGCAGCAGCGGCAGCTGCGACAACTCGGCAGCGCGGCTCAGTCCCGGCAGATCGGAACGGCGGCTGGCCAGCGCAGTCGCACCGGCCTCGGGCAGGATGTTCGCGCCGCGCAGGCCTTCGTAATGGCCGACCAGCCGGCGCACGTGCTCGGGCAGGTCGTGCAGCGCCGCGGTCTCGCCTTCCATCATGTGCGCGTAGAAATCCGGCGGACGGCGCACGGTCTGGCAGGCGTTGTTGATGATGAAGTCCAGCCGCGGCCGCGTAGCCACCAGTTCCTGGCAGAACGCCTCGACGCTGGGCGTGTGGCGCAGGTCGAGGCCGTAGACCTGCAGGCGGTGGCCCCATTCGGCGAAGTCCGGTTCGGCCGCATAGCGCGCCGCCGAGTCGCGCGGGAAACGCGTGGTGACGATCAGCTCGGCGCCGGCGCGCAGCAGCTTCAGGCCGGCCTGGTAGCCGATCTTCACGCGGCCGCCGGTGAGCAGCGCCACGCGGCCGTGCAGGTCGGCCAGTTCGCCACGCTTGGCGTAGTTGAACGCGGCGCACTCGGGGCACAGCTGGTCGTAGAAGAAATGGATCGTCGAATATTTCTGCTTGCACACGTAGCAGTGTTTCGGCTCGATCGACTCGCGCGGCTGCGCGGCATCGACCTCGGGCGGGATGTCGTGCGGCAGGAAGCCTTCCGGCACGAACGCGTTCGGCGTGGTGAACACCGGCTTGCGCCGCAGTGTGCGGATGCCGGTCTGATTCAGCACGGTCTCCTCGGCCTCGATCTTGTGGGCGTGGCGCGCCTTCTCGGCCGCCTTCAGCTTGATCCGGCGCGCCACCGGGTCGGGGTGGTAGACCTGCGCCACCGCCTGGTGCAGGCGCTGGCGGTCGTCTGCCGGCAACTGGTCCAGCAGCTGGCGGTCGGCCGCCACCGATTCCAGCAGTGCCGCCGCGGCGCGCAGGCGCTCCAGCAGCGCGGCATCCGCGTCGTCGGGCAGGGGCGTGGGGGCAGGCGTGATCGTCAAGAGGGTCATCCGTAGTCGAGGAGTAGAGGGCAGGCGCGTCGCCAACCGCCTATTTTGCCTGCTTTTTGACCGGGCTTCGGAGAATGTGAGCCGGAAGCCCGGATCATCCGGCCCGAACCAGGCAGACCCGGGGTTCAATTATTGCGTGCCAACGCACACTTTCATGGCACGGGTGATGCAAAAGTGGCCCCGTGGCTGTCCAGGCGGGACGGCATGAATATCCGGGCAGGGCGGGGCGCTGGCAGAGTTGAGCGTCGTGACCGTCCACAGCGACGAAGGTTGTTTTTGTGAGTGTGTCGATAACCGCAAGTGAGCGTGTGCAAGAGGCCGCCATGGCCAAATCTGTCGCTGTGAACGTTCCACCCGTCGACGCCCTGCTGGGCGACCTGCCTACCGCGCATCGCGCCTTGCCGATCGGGCGCCGAATTGCCGGGCAGGGTTGCCACGGCACGAAAGTCGATGCGCTCTCCGGCGGTGCCGGCCACAGGATGCGCGTCCGCTTCATCTATTTTCCGACGATCGACGACAACGACCACCGGGTGGCCTATCACCAGCACCTGATGGTGGCCGAAGTCCTGCTTGGCCGCGTACTCGCCGCCCGCGCCGCCGGCCTGCGGCCGATGGCTCCCTCGCTCGACTACGCCGCCGAGGCGCGCGCCACGGTGCGGCCGCCGCAGGCCATGTTCCATCCGGCCACGCTGGAATACCGCCGCTGGTACCGCGCCGACGGCACGGCGCGCGCACAGCCGTTGACCCAGGAAGCGCTTTCGCTGCGGCTGGCCGCCACCGACGACCTGCCGATGAAGGAAGCGCGTGCCCGGGTCGCGCAGCGCTCGCATGCCTTGCCGGCGCTCGACCAGGCGTGGCTGATCGACCGCCGCAGCACGCCGCTGGAACAGCGTCCGCTCAACCAGGTGGAATGCCGCGCCCTGATCGACGCCCTGGACGGCGTCTGGCAGTCGTCGGCCGGTGCCTCGCACGTCGAACGCGCGAACCGCCGGATCGCGCTGCGCGTGGCCGCCGTGCTCGGAAGCCTGCTGGATGAATACGTCGCGTCGCCATTCAAGTCCGCTGCCCTGAGCGAAGCCTTCAACGAGCACCACCTGGCCCATCTGCGCCAGACCATCGAGAACTCCCGCCAGGCGGAATCCGCCTCGGGCACCTTGCTGGCCGGCCCCAAGGCCTGGTTCGCCGCCAAGACGGCACGGATGCGTGCCGAACACCAGATCGGCCTGGCCATGTCGCCGGCGGCATCCACCACGATGCGCCTGTCGGGACGCCCGGTGGTCGCCGTGGTCGGCGGTCGCCTGCACACGTTCGTGGACGGCCGGCGTCCCGGCGCCCGCCTGGCGCCGGCCGTGCCGGTCTACGCCACGTTCGGCTGAACGTGAAGTCGTTCCATCCCTGACCCATCCGGTTGCCAACGCGACTGCCGGAGGCATATCTGCGTCTTCCCCCCCTGAATCCCGCGCTCGCATCCCCGCCGGCCTGGTTCGCCCGGCGACTGCAGACACAGCGCGCCTGAGCCGTAAAGCTCCGCTCGCGCCGAGCTTGTCCCGAATGCCAGTCGATCGTCCGCCCCCTTCGGCCCATCCCTCGGCAAGCGGAAGGGTCCGGATTCACGGAGTACGAAAGACGGCCAGCTTGCCGCGCAGGAACGTCGCGGCGTCGATGCTGTGGCCATCGGCGAAGCGGATGGTGTACCGGGTTCCGGATACCGACGAGCCGGTGGCGCAGTAGACGATGAAGTCGTCCACGGTCTTCACCCGGCTGCCGGCGAAGCGCAGCTTCAGGCGCATGTGCGTGGCTGCCTGCTCCGCGTCGTAGGCGCTGCCGTTGCGGATGAAACTGGCGTTGTGCAGGGTGGCGACCGTGCTGATCAGGTAGTCGATTTTCTGCTGTTCGGTCGGTGGCGACGACACGGGTTGCTGGGCGAGTGCGGGCGTCAGCAGCAGCGCGAACAGCAGCCATGCCAGCGCCCTGGACAGGCACGCGGGAACTGGTCCGCCGAAAGGGTGGTGTATTGCGGAAAGCATGGGACGGGATCCTTTCATTCGGCTGCCCTAGAGCAGACTTTCCAGCGGCAACAGCTTGAGCATCTGCACTTCGATGCGACGCTGGGTGGTGGCGCCGGGGTCGCGGTCGTAGCTCACCGGTTTGCCGTCGTCGCTGGCCTGCCATTGCATGGCGCCGCCGTCCGTCTTCAGGGTCACGTGGTAGGCAACGGCGGGCAACGTGGCGGTGTCGAAGAACTGGGTCACCGCCGCGGCCAGCGGCGGGCAATCGACGATGAGGCCCATCTCGGTGTTCAGCAGTTTCGAACGGGCGTCCATGTTCATCGAACCGATGAACACCTGCTGCCGGTCCACCACGATCGCCTTCGCATGCAGGCTGACCCCGGACGAGGTGCCCCCCACGGTGGCGGGTTGGGCGGCTCCGGCGGCGGGACGCAGTTCGTACAACTCCACGCCACCTTCGAGCAGCGCACGGCGGTAGCGCGAATAGCCCGAGTACACCGCCGGCTCGTCGTTGGATGCGAGCGAGTTGGTCAACACCTTCACCGTGACGCCGCGCGCCGCGAGTGCGGCGAGATATTGCGTGCCGCGGTCGCCCGGGATGAAGTACGGCGAAATCAGCAGCAGCTCGTGCTGCGCGCCGTCGGTCAGTACCTTGATGTCCGGACCGATGCGCAGCTGCGGCTGGTCTTTCCCGGCGTCGATCTTTTCCGGCTGGTCGGCGACCAGACTGGCCGGTCCCCAGAACCACTTGCCCGGGCGGTCGGCGGAAGCACCGTGGGGCAGCTCGTCCAGCGTCGCCTGCGCATAGTCCGACTGCGCGAACACGCGCGCGTCGTGCGCCAGGTCCACCCGCAGCTTCGCCAGGTCGTAGTGGTCGGCATGCTTGCCGCTGAAGGCTTTCACCGGGTAGGCGGCGTCGCAGTTCCAGTACTCGTCGAAGGCCTGCGACGCCTGCTTCACGACCGGCCCGATCGCTATCAGGTCGAGGTCGCGGAAATTGGTGCTGTCGCCGGCATCGAAATAGGCGTCGCCGATATTGCGGCCGCCGACAATGGCGACGTTGCCGTCCATGATGAACGACTTGTTGTGCATGCGGCGGTTGAGCCGGTGCGCATCCAGCAGGAACTGGGTGGCTCTGGAGAAGAAGGATGGTTTTTTCGTGGCAAACGGATTGAACAGCCGCACCTCGATGTTCGGGTGGGTATCCAGCGCGTCGAACATGTCGATCGCCTCGCCCGCGTTGATGTCGTCCACCAGCAGGCGCACGCGCACGCCGCGATCCGCCGCCGCCAGCAGCCGCTGTGCCACCAGGCGCCCGGTCGCATCGTTGTCGAAGATGTAGTACTGCAGGTCGAGCGCATGCTGCGCGTGGT
This window of the Rhodanobacter soli genome carries:
- a CDS encoding glycoside hydrolase family 125 protein, with protein sequence MISRRSLLKLMAGAAGGVMLGRVPMALAAPRYVSQRPPPGQRKFVSSAVEALIVRTKAKIGDPELAWLFENCYPNTLDTTVQLGSLRGKPDTFIVTGDIDAMWLRDSSAQVWPYVPLAAHDEPLRRLFRGLIRRQALCISIDPYANAFLPDPQAKTTLSWAQQDLTDMHPGVAERKWEIDSLCYPIRLAHAYWRATGDREPFDDDWRAAMRTVLATFREQQRKHGRGPYHFQRSSANPTDTQFLDGYGNPARPVGLIHAMFRPSDDACIYPLSIPGNLFAVSSLRQLAELTVALHDDRAFASGCTALADEVEQALQKFGVMHDEHGNAFWAYEVDGYGNQLFMDDANAPGLSSLAYLGCCRSDDARYRRSRELAWSARNPYFFRGRAAQGIGGPHEGLRMIWPMSIIMRGLTSDDGGEIGQCLHWLKTTHAGAGFMHEAFDQDDPAHFTRPWFAWANTLFGELIVQLAAQRPELLQRA
- a CDS encoding GH92 family glycosyl hydrolase codes for the protein MVTRRRFLQGAAALGLLGSRLEPLAAFATPRTGGAASPAPEPDGFARHVDVFIGTGGHGHVYPGATLPFGMVQLSPDTNDAGWDACSGYHQGDGSIMGFSHTHLSGTGASDMLDVLVMPAQGPVLLQPGARGLPEQNYRSRHDGAAHAGLAADSVAQPGPGYRSRYDREQAQPGYYQVHLKNHDIVAELTATLRAGLHRYTFHGGGSGHLLVDLAHGYHDDAAVPCKVSDARLKLIGTDTLVGERRVHQWAGGRHIHFAMKLSRPVTQATLYAEDAALPAGTTEAHGTHLKAALHIDHIASEPLLVKVGISGVDVAGALRNLDAEMPGWDFEQVRRAAAASWERELGRIRIDAVSEDVRRIFYTSLYHTMLAPTLFSDVDGRYRGMDLAVHQLPQGAHNYSTYSLWDTYRAQHPLLTLYQPDRVPDLVNGLVRMAGESPDGPPVWPLQGVETGCMIGYHSAVVVAEAHAKGFAGIDYAAAWPLFRKRAMDDDYRGLPFYRKLGYIPSDREGEAVSKTLEYAYDDWAVAHLADAAGAHADATRLRHRSRNYRHVFDRKLGFVRPRASDGRWLEPFDPRGMGHAAKWRDFTESNAWQASFLNQHDLYEYMKLFGGEQAFERKLDALFSTSSALPADAPPDIAGMVGQYAHGNEPSHHVAYLYAYTGAHHKTQARVHMLLESMYEAQPDGLAGNEDCGQISAWYVLSALGLYAVDPVSANYVFGSPLVDRAEVELAAGRRLTVLAPGNGPHSPYIQSVSWNGQPWSRSWISHAELATGGTLVFEMGGAPNTQFGAAPADRPPSFGKAAG
- a CDS encoding pirin family protein is translated as MIERRPFASLGGADHGWLDAKHHFSFAGYHDAKRMGWGALRVWNDDTIAPQTGFPPHPHADMEIITYVREGAISHKDNLGNEGRTGAGDVQVMSAGSGITHAEYNLENETTRIFQIWIIPDENGGAPSWGARPFPKGDRSGRFVVLASGFKEDTEALPLRTNARVLGATLKAGESVAYALDSGRYAYLVPATGKVDINGVKLDARDGAAIRNEATLHISAIEDAELVLVDTAP
- a CDS encoding carboxypeptidase-like regulatory domain-containing protein, producing the protein MKNSRYLKINHPKRRAGFSPWGLTMAIALVVYGTTGLAAVHAQATVGRVFGWAPAGETITAHSTSGIRRHAKANAKGRYTIGALPMGVYVVTLEKDGKAVDTRSNIKLTVGGGAEVDFACANDQCAAPASD
- a CDS encoding SDR family oxidoreductase, with the protein product MTLLTITPAPTPLPDDADAALLERLRAAAALLESVAADRQLLDQLPADDRQRLHQAVAQVYHPDPVARRIKLKAAEKARHAHKIEAEETVLNQTGIRTLRRKPVFTTPNAFVPEGFLPHDIPPEVDAAQPRESIEPKHCYVCKQKYSTIHFFYDQLCPECAAFNYAKRGELADLHGRVALLTGGRVKIGYQAGLKLLRAGAELIVTTRFPRDSAARYAAEPDFAEWGHRLQVYGLDLRHTPSVEAFCQELVATRPRLDFIINNACQTVRRPPDFYAHMMEGETAALHDLPEHVRRLVGHYEGLRGANILPEAGATALASRRSDLPGLSRAAELSQLPLLPEELLAQSHLFPEGRLDQDLQQIDLRQRNSWRLLMAEVPSVELLEVQLVNAIAPFIINARLKPLMLRTPERDKHIVNVSAMEGQFYRSFKTTRHPHTNMAKAALNMMTRTSATDYHNDGIHMNSVDTGWVTDEDPVELAAKKVLQERFHPPLDIVDGAARIVDPIIHGINTGEHVWGQFLKDYRPTDW
- a CDS encoding DUF5329 family protein, which encodes MLSAIHHPFGGPVPACLSRALAWLLFALLLTPALAQQPVSSPPTEQQKIDYLISTVATLHNASFIRNGSAYDAEQAATHMRLKLRFAGSRVKTVDDFIVYCATGSSVSGTRYTIRFADGHSIDAATFLRGKLAVFRTP
- a CDS encoding phospholipase D family protein: MTTVALAVSGLVLGACSPPAAMVKPPSKALPPTTATAGARYVHAEVKQHQDKSGFRLLTRSTNALMSRVALADHAQHALDLQYYIFDNDATGRLVAQRLLAAADRGVRVRLLVDDINAGEAIDMFDALDTHPNIEVRLFNPFATKKPSFFSRATQFLLDAHRLNRRMHNKSFIMDGNVAIVGGRNIGDAYFDAGDSTNFRDLDLIAIGPVVKQASQAFDEYWNCDAAYPVKAFSGKHADHYDLAKLRVDLAHDARVFAQSDYAQATLDELPHGASADRPGKWFWGPASLVADQPEKIDAGKDQPQLRIGPDIKVLTDGAQHELLLISPYFIPGDRGTQYLAALAARGVTVKVLTNSLASNDEPAVYSGYSRYRRALLEGGVELYELRPAAGAAQPATVGGTSSGVSLHAKAIVVDRQQVFIGSMNMDARSKLLNTEMGLIVDCPPLAAAVTQFFDTATLPAVAYHVTLKTDGGAMQWQASDDGKPVSYDRDPGATTQRRIEVQMLKLLPLESLL